A stretch of Abyssogena phaseoliformis symbiont OG214 DNA encodes these proteins:
- a CDS encoding YraN family protein: MALAYLSKQRLKLIEKNYLTPLGEIDIIMLDKKSNISFY; the protein is encoded by the coding sequence ATTGCATTAGCATATTTGTCCAAACAACGTCTTAAACTCATTGAAAAAAATTATTTAACCCCATTGGGTGAAATAGATATTATTATGCTTGATAAAAAGTCAAACATTAGTTTTTATTGA
- a CDS encoding YraN family protein, translating into MIKSQTLVFIEVRYRTNIRFGATVETVTHKKQTKIIRTAELYLQRYQKYQDYLCRFDVIGLNLI; encoded by the coding sequence TTGATAAAAAGTCAAACATTAGTTTTTATTGAAGTTCGCTATCGTACCAACATTCGTTTTGGCGCCACGGTAGAAACGGTTACTCACAAAAAGCAAACAAAAATAATTCGCACTGCTGAATTGTATTTACAAAGATACCAAAAATATCAAGATTATCTGTGCAGGTTTGATGTTATCGGCTTGAATCTGATTTAA
- a CDS encoding BON domain-containing protein encodes MKKIILSIFLIANSLFLTSCAPAIQGASTVSSVISISNDRRSIGKILDDKTIALRLLTWSSEDSTLSDAHLNFMVYNKIVLITGEVPTPEMRVYASKQAQRQVPKISQIFNEIKLGPSSGLLSRAKDSTITIQVELLFQNQEVFHPTHVRVMTEDQVIYLMGALTKREADMAAKTAAKAKGAYKVVKLFDYLKTRPKAEIERDRLKALEDKRRAELEKQQAELEAKKADLQRQIRALGSNTTGTNFSPE; translated from the coding sequence ATGAAAAAAATCATTCTATCAATATTTCTAATAGCAAACTCTTTGTTTCTAACAAGTTGTGCACCAGCCATTCAAGGTGCCTCAACCGTTAGTTCAGTCATTTCAATAAGTAATGACAGACGTAGTATTGGGAAGATACTGGATGACAAAACCATTGCCTTAAGGCTATTAACCTGGTCTAGCGAAGATTCAACATTAAGTGATGCACATCTTAATTTCATGGTTTATAACAAAATAGTACTCATTACTGGAGAAGTGCCAACACCCGAAATGCGCGTTTATGCCAGCAAGCAAGCACAACGTCAAGTACCAAAAATTTCACAAATATTTAATGAAATCAAACTCGGACCTTCAAGCGGGCTACTCAGCCGAGCCAAGGATTCAACCATCACCATACAAGTTGAACTTCTATTTCAAAATCAGGAAGTATTTCATCCAACCCATGTTCGGGTGATGACTGAAGACCAAGTGATTTATTTAATGGGCGCTTTAACTAAGCGCGAAGCAGATATGGCCGCCAAAACTGCTGCTAAAGCCAAAGGTGCTTACAAAGTTGTGAAGTTATTTGATTATCTAAAAACTCGTCCCAAAGCTGAAATAGAACGTGATAGGCTCAAAGCACTTGAGGATAAACGTAGAGCTGAACTTGAAAAACAACAAGCCGAGCTTGAGGCAAAAAAAGCTGACTTACAGCGTCAAATTAGGGCATTAGGTAGCAATACTACAGGGACAAATTTTTCACCGGAGTAA
- the rsmI gene encoding 16S rRNA (cytidine(1402)-2'-O)-methyltransferase: MNGTLYIVATPIGNLSDITFRAVEMLKTVDIILAEDTRHSKHLLNHYDIATPMRAFHEHNERHKTPNVINELLAGKHIALISDAGTPLISDPGYVLVSEAKKAGINVSPIPGSNAMISAISASGIASDKFSFFGFLPSKQSARLKVIRSIAHINEVAIFYESPKRILSCAQDLQMVLGNERIVCFAKELTKSFETIKTDILPKLISYLQADDAHQKGEFSILVSAVDKDNQVSGEEILDKILPILLTEMGTAKAAKLAAKMTGIDKKYCYQRAIDL, from the coding sequence ATGAACGGAACGCTTTATATTGTTGCCACGCCAATTGGAAACCTAAGTGATATCACTTTTAGGGCGGTTGAAATGCTAAAAACAGTTGATATTATTCTAGCAGAGGACACACGTCATTCCAAACACTTGCTTAATCATTATGATATTGCAACGCCCATGCGTGCTTTTCATGAGCATAATGAAAGGCATAAAACACCCAATGTAATCAATGAATTATTAGCAGGCAAACATATTGCGTTGATTAGCGATGCGGGCACACCACTTATTAGCGACCCGGGCTATGTATTAGTAAGCGAGGCGAAAAAAGCAGGCATTAACGTATCACCCATTCCTGGTTCTAATGCAATGATTAGCGCAATTAGCGCATCAGGGATTGCCAGTGATAAATTCAGTTTTTTTGGTTTTTTGCCCAGTAAACAATCAGCGCGCTTGAAGGTAATTCGTTCAATTGCTCATATCAATGAAGTAGCTATTTTTTATGAATCGCCCAAACGCATTCTTTCTTGTGCGCAAGATTTACAAATGGTACTAGGCAATGAGCGCATTGTTTGTTTTGCCAAGGAGTTGACTAAGTCGTTTGAGACGATTAAAACAGATATTTTGCCAAAGTTGATTAGTTATTTACAAGCAGACGATGCACACCAAAAAGGTGAATTTTCAATTCTTGTTTCTGCAGTGGATAAAGACAACCAAGTATCAGGAGAAGAAATATTGGATAAAATATTGCCCATTCTGCTCACTGAGATGGGCACAGCAAAAGCCGCTAAACTTGCAGCTAAAATGACTGGTATTGATAAAAAATACTGCTATCAACGCGCTATTGATTTATAA